Proteins encoded by one window of Culicoides brevitarsis isolate CSIRO-B50_1 chromosome 2, AGI_CSIRO_Cbre_v1, whole genome shotgun sequence:
- the LOC134828948 gene encoding uncharacterized protein LOC134828948 — MLMKIKKTNEDQKGLKSTLELETLKIINESSKIPKKEVSFAEWTQILNDMISDVNSTITYLANLLAFPILTVEFASLASLFISGLIFTVVKQQQLFAIAVNIVSLLLFITCYFNEKFLEKLDDINEALYDLPWYELNLKQRKQLMLLMHCDKIQRGFTAAVIHDLTIERFAIVVKAGYTNLLVLKDLVQK, encoded by the coding sequence ATGTTGATGAAGATCAAGAAAACAAATGAAGATCAGAAAGGATTGAAATCAACATTGGAACTGGAAACTTTGAAAATCATCAacgaaagttcaaaaattcccAAGAAAGAAGTTTCCTTCGCCGAATGGACTCAAATTTTGAACGACATGATCTCTGATGTCAACTCAACCATCACATACTTAGCAAACCTGTTAGCTTTTCCAATCCTCACAGTAGAATTTGCAAGTTTGGCTTCATTGTTCATCAGTGGCTTAATCTTCACTGTTGTCAAACAGCAGCAATTGTTCGCCATTGCGGTCAACATTGTCTCACTTTTGCTCTTTATCACTTGTTACTTCAACGAAAAGTTTTTAGAGAAGTTGGATGACATCAATGAAGCTCTTTATGACTTGCCATGGTACGAATTGAACTTGAAACAAAGAAAGCAATTGATGCTTCTGATGCATTGTGATAAAATTCAACGAGGATTTACAGCTGCTGTAATTCATGATTTAACAATTGAACGGTTTGCAATCGTCGTGAAGGCTGGATACACAAATTTGTTGGTTCTAAAGGATTTGGTTCAAAAATAA